Proteins from a single region of Halalkalibaculum roseum:
- a CDS encoding SusD/RagB family nutrient-binding outer membrane lipoprotein gives MRKLIIPLVLFALVLGSCEDELTSLNNNPKDPSDVPGETLFSNAQVSLGTYLNSPDINSNIFKLISQYWASTTYATESQYELTTRAIPSNLWEELYTNVLKDLDEAERLIEENQFIDDDVKANQLATIEVLKVMTYYELATVFGDIPYSEALDPENTQPAYEDDQAIFQDLLTRLNTAIGNFNTAAGGFGSSDVFYDGDVAQWVKFANSLKMRLGITIADVNASAAQTAIEEASPNAFQSNADNAIIPFQSAPPHTNPLWEALVQSGRNDYVPANTVVDTMNALDDPRRSIHFTQIEGEYVGGIYGTTNEYEDFSHFGSVIKQPAFEGMILEYAEVEFIRAEANLRGWLTGTPAQAQTHYENAVRADMDYWGVSSSEADDYLAQVGGPAAFPITGTMEEQMNAIATQKWLGLYLQGLQAWTEWRRLDYPIFNVPPEPQGLTYGDIPSRFTYPVDEQNLNQSNYEAAAQAIGGDELTTQLFWDVNPPSN, from the coding sequence ATGAGAAAGCTTATAATACCACTAGTTTTATTTGCACTGGTATTAGGTTCCTGCGAGGATGAATTGACTAGCCTCAATAACAATCCTAAGGATCCTTCTGATGTACCAGGAGAAACGCTGTTTTCAAACGCCCAGGTAAGCCTGGGAACGTACCTGAACAGTCCAGATATCAACTCAAATATTTTCAAGCTGATATCTCAGTACTGGGCTTCCACTACTTACGCAACGGAGTCCCAGTATGAGTTGACTACACGAGCTATACCATCCAATCTTTGGGAAGAACTTTATACAAATGTTCTCAAAGACTTGGATGAAGCCGAAAGACTGATCGAAGAAAATCAGTTCATCGATGATGATGTTAAGGCAAATCAACTTGCCACAATAGAAGTGCTCAAAGTGATGACCTACTATGAGCTGGCAACTGTATTCGGTGATATCCCTTATTCAGAGGCGCTTGATCCGGAAAATACACAACCGGCTTATGAGGATGATCAGGCCATTTTTCAGGACCTGCTGACTCGACTGAATACTGCTATCGGCAACTTTAATACAGCCGCCGGTGGATTCGGTTCATCAGATGTCTTTTATGACGGCGATGTAGCTCAGTGGGTGAAATTTGCCAACTCCCTGAAGATGCGTCTTGGCATAACTATTGCTGATGTCAATGCTTCAGCAGCGCAAACCGCGATTGAAGAAGCATCACCAAATGCTTTCCAAAGCAACGCGGATAATGCCATCATTCCGTTCCAGTCAGCGCCACCGCACACAAACCCTCTATGGGAAGCTCTTGTGCAAAGCGGACGTAATGACTATGTACCAGCCAACACGGTGGTAGATACCATGAATGCACTGGACGATCCGCGCCGATCTATTCACTTTACTCAAATTGAAGGTGAATACGTTGGCGGTATATACGGCACTACGAATGAATATGAAGATTTCTCACACTTCGGATCCGTTATCAAGCAACCTGCCTTTGAAGGCATGATCCTTGAATATGCCGAAGTTGAGTTCATTCGCGCTGAAGCCAACCTGAGAGGATGGCTAACCGGTACTCCCGCCCAGGCGCAGACGCATTACGAAAATGCAGTTCGTGCCGACATGGACTACTGGGGAGTAAGCAGCAGTGAGGCTGATGACTACCTGGCACAGGTTGGAGGACCCGCAGCGTTCCCTATTACAGGAACCATGGAAGAGCAGATGAATGCCATCGCAACACAGAAGTGGCTCGGACTCTATCTACAGGGACTCCAGGCTTGGACCGAGTGGAGACGACTCGACTATCCGATCTTCAACGTTCCGCCAGAGCCTCAGGGACTTACCTACGGAGATATTCCGTCCAGGTTCACCTATCCGGTAGATGAGCAAAACCTGAACCAAAGCAATTACGAAGCTGCGGCTCAGGCCATTGGCGGTGATGAACTGACAACTCAATTATTCTGGGACGTGAACCCACCATCTAACTAA
- a CDS encoding TatD family hydrolase, whose product MLVDTHCHIYLEQFEDDLDEVLERASKAGVTKIIMPAINFDSLGKMERLSHPSISFYKMAGIHPTEINEGVQTTDEELTDYCSREDIRAVGETGLDYYWSDEYKKEQKESLIIHCTVAKSVGKPVILHNRDSTEDMLNIIEEEQDGNLEGIWHCFNGTVEEGRRAIDLGLLLGIGGVLTFKNAGVDKSVAELPLDKMILETDAPYLAPSPKRGKRNEPAFVKYTAEKLAKVMDKSLDEVASRTSKTALDLFAVD is encoded by the coding sequence ATGCTAGTCGATACCCATTGCCATATCTACCTGGAACAGTTTGAGGACGATTTAGATGAGGTCCTGGAGCGGGCCTCGAAAGCCGGAGTTACCAAGATTATTATGCCTGCAATCAATTTTGATTCGCTGGGCAAGATGGAAAGACTCAGCCATCCTTCCATATCTTTTTATAAAATGGCGGGCATTCATCCAACCGAAATCAATGAAGGTGTGCAAACTACGGATGAGGAATTGACTGACTACTGCAGTCGTGAGGATATACGAGCTGTTGGAGAGACCGGGTTGGACTACTACTGGAGCGACGAGTATAAGAAGGAGCAGAAAGAGAGTCTCATTATACATTGCACGGTAGCCAAATCTGTAGGAAAACCGGTCATTTTACACAACCGTGATAGCACTGAAGATATGCTGAATATCATTGAGGAGGAACAGGATGGCAATCTGGAGGGAATCTGGCATTGTTTCAATGGGACCGTAGAAGAGGGGAGACGGGCTATTGACCTTGGGTTATTATTGGGCATCGGTGGTGTGCTTACTTTTAAGAATGCCGGTGTCGACAAGTCTGTGGCAGAACTGCCCTTGGATAAAATGATACTCGAAACTGATGCCCCTTATCTTGCCCCGAGTCCAAAACGGGGAAAACGTAATGAACCGGCTTTTGTTAAATACACCGCCGAAAAACTGGCGAAAGTCATGGACAAATCTTTAGATGAAGTAGCCTCCCGCACCTCAAAAACCGCGCTGGATTTATTTGCCGTGGATTAG
- a CDS encoding thymidine phosphorylase, with protein MSKKSFNPVSIIRKKREGKEVSKEEIEYLVKQYTRDELPDYQMSAFLMAAYLNRLNNDEASALTGAMLHSGKVLDLSDIPGKKVDKHSTGGVGDKLSLILAPIVASCGVPVPMISGRGLGHTGGTLDKLESITGFEVDISLERYRSILKECHMVMAGATEDIAPADKRLYALRDVTATVESIPLIAGSIMSKKLAEGIDALVLDVKFGSGAFMKTIEEAKELAETLVNIGESFGKETIAYLSNMNQPLGYKIGNWLEVEESIDALNGKGPGDVMTVTHQLAGTMIYLGGKASTVSEGIEKSKQAITKGRAMETWKKLVDAQEGDRRLMDNPGKYPKADHDFTIKAKRDGFVSAMDAYEIGMASVELGAGRRVKEDTIDPAAGFVLKKKIGDSVKKGETIATGFTNNKQAIDAVTESFSQAVTIGDEKPEPILMLTHKVDKKGIHEISHNS; from the coding sequence ATGTCGAAAAAGAGCTTTAATCCCGTATCCATAATTCGTAAAAAGAGAGAAGGCAAGGAAGTATCCAAAGAAGAGATTGAATACCTTGTGAAACAGTACACCCGTGATGAGCTGCCCGATTATCAGATGAGCGCTTTCTTGATGGCGGCATACCTGAACCGGCTGAACAATGACGAAGCTTCTGCCTTGACCGGTGCGATGCTGCACTCGGGCAAGGTGCTGGATTTGAGCGATATCCCCGGCAAAAAAGTGGATAAGCACTCGACAGGGGGCGTGGGGGACAAGTTATCTCTTATCCTCGCCCCGATTGTGGCAAGCTGCGGCGTTCCGGTTCCCATGATTTCAGGTCGAGGGCTGGGGCATACAGGTGGTACATTGGACAAGCTGGAATCCATTACAGGTTTTGAGGTCGATATCAGTCTAGAGAGATATCGCAGCATATTAAAAGAGTGTCATATGGTAATGGCGGGTGCTACTGAAGATATTGCCCCTGCTGACAAGCGGCTGTATGCCCTTCGTGATGTTACCGCCACTGTGGAATCTATTCCACTGATCGCAGGAAGTATCATGAGTAAAAAGCTTGCAGAAGGCATTGATGCACTGGTACTTGATGTAAAATTCGGGTCGGGTGCCTTTATGAAAACCATAGAAGAGGCTAAAGAGCTGGCTGAAACGTTGGTGAATATCGGCGAAAGCTTTGGCAAGGAGACCATTGCCTATCTGAGTAATATGAATCAGCCGCTTGGTTATAAGATTGGAAACTGGTTGGAAGTGGAAGAGTCAATTGATGCTTTAAATGGCAAGGGTCCGGGTGATGTAATGACAGTGACTCACCAATTGGCCGGCACGATGATCTATCTGGGTGGCAAAGCTTCAACTGTTTCGGAAGGTATTGAAAAGAGCAAACAGGCCATTACAAAAGGGCGGGCTATGGAGACCTGGAAAAAACTGGTGGATGCCCAGGAGGGTGATCGCAGATTGATGGATAATCCCGGTAAATACCCGAAAGCAGACCATGATTTCACCATCAAGGCGAAGCGTGATGGCTTCGTGAGCGCTATGGATGCTTATGAAATTGGGATGGCATCCGTTGAACTGGGTGCGGGAAGGAGAGTCAAGGAAGATACTATTGATCCGGCGGCAGGATTTGTTCTTAAAAAGAAGATTGGAGATTCTGTAAAAAAAGGTGAAACAATTGCTACCGGTTTTACGAACAACAAACAAGCTATAGATGCTGTGACTGAATCTTTTTCACAGGCAGTAACTATTGGCGATGAAAAACCTGAACCCATTCTAATGTTAACTCATAAAGTGGACAAAAAGGGCATTCATGAAATTTCACATAATTCGTGA
- a CDS encoding PspA/IM30 family protein, whose translation MFKRLIRAIKSIFSGFISSMEDPKLILEQNIRDLNDQIPQMNENIATVKANMMMLQKEVNKYEKRIQDLTAKIKSAIQADRDDIAEGYALQLEQAKESMSSSKEQLKFAEQAYEKSLKVKKAFVREKDRKIQEAKEALRASERAEWQGKVADAMEQFEVGGLDQTHDEMLNRLNEQTAKNEARMELALDSIDTETMEIEANAEKLRASELVKQFKSEMGLADGVEEQEKKVGKQIEIEEEESTGEKDKGKTVGKKEKSKS comes from the coding sequence ATGTTTAAACGACTCATTCGCGCAATCAAGTCTATTTTCAGTGGATTTATCAGTTCCATGGAAGATCCAAAATTGATTTTGGAGCAGAATATTCGGGACTTGAATGACCAGATCCCTCAAATGAACGAAAATATTGCCACCGTTAAGGCCAATATGATGATGCTTCAGAAAGAGGTAAACAAGTATGAAAAACGCATACAGGACCTTACCGCAAAGATAAAATCTGCTATTCAGGCAGACAGGGATGACATTGCCGAAGGCTATGCCCTGCAGCTTGAACAGGCAAAGGAGAGTATGAGCAGTTCCAAAGAGCAGCTGAAATTTGCCGAACAGGCTTATGAAAAATCTCTGAAAGTGAAGAAAGCGTTTGTCCGAGAAAAAGATCGTAAAATCCAGGAAGCCAAGGAGGCTCTCCGCGCGAGTGAACGGGCTGAATGGCAAGGTAAAGTGGCAGATGCCATGGAACAGTTTGAAGTTGGCGGACTTGACCAGACTCATGATGAAATGCTTAACAGGCTCAATGAGCAAACAGCTAAAAATGAAGCCCGCATGGAACTGGCCTTAGATAGTATCGATACGGAAACCATGGAAATTGAAGCCAATGCAGAGAAGCTGCGCGCCTCAGAATTGGTGAAGCAATTCAAATCTGAAATGGGTCTTGCCGATGGAGTGGAAGAGCAGGAGAAGAAGGTTGGCAAGCAGATCGAAATTGAGGAAGAAGAAAGCACCGGTGAAAAAGATAAGGGCAAAACAGTGGGCAAGAAGGAAAAATCTAAATCCTAA
- a CDS encoding SusC/RagA family TonB-linked outer membrane protein, translating into MLHRILKSVLLLVAAFTFGASSIMAQTGTIEGTVTDEQTGEVLPGVNVFIPSLNKGAATTSEGTYTIEDVPYGTYELRFSFVGYQELTQSVTVDESTETIDVSLASSERMLGEVFVTAYGIEQTENELPYSAQKVDGDVISESRSDNFMTSLSGRVAGLKVNQTNGMGGSTNIVMRGYKSISGDNQVLFVVDGVPYSNQEFNDAGVEEGFAGYDYGNTAVDINPDNIASVNVMKGPAAAALYGSRASNGAVVIETKSGQKGQRQVDVTVNSSVGISRVDPNTFVDYQDKYGGGYIPVFSQQDVDGDGTDDNVVRHQDDASFGPRFDPNLMVYQWDAFVESSPNFGQPTPWVPAENGPMSFFDTGFNTKNSIMIDGGFDRGHYSLGYNQSNTTGILPNSKLDNHKLNFAAGYDVSEKLTVDASIQYTKTEGRARPSTGYGTIFSEFRQWWATNVDIEKQRQAYFRNRNNNTWNWAPGQAGDSPIYWNNLFWDRYENYETDERDRYFGYAEARYDAADWLSFTGRVAIDSYSQMIEERQNKQSVGVPSYTQRRQNFTEYNYDLLANYNKQLTEALGISGVVGMNIRRNKTVGITAQTNGGLVVPGLYSLDNSINQIQYPNETDRQLGVNGYFASLNINYNDYLNIELTGRRDKSSSLPDGENIYYYPSASAGFVFSEFLDIEWLDFGKIRGSWAEVGNTAPPYSIEDTFGRPANFGNAALYTLPTTKNNPDLKPERTKSWEVGLQMSFFNDRFRYDLNYYDQNTLNQILATEVSRASGYEAKFVNAGNVENRGIELTITGRPIVSQDFAWTTTVNWSKNINKVKALAPGIDNYQLASPQGDVTISAALGEPYGAIRGSDYIYHENGEPIVDPSTGFYQTTSTSNNIIGNMNPDWTGGISNRFNYQNWSFNFLVDVRWGGDIFSLDQYYGQGTGQYPVTAAINDNGMNVRDPVSDGGGVILDGVSPDGSPNDVYAPASNYAGAFGWINNPSAHFIYDGSYVKLREMGLTYNLPQSVINKIGVLRSASVSAVGRNLWIIHKNLPHADPEQGIVAGNVQGYQGAVHPATREFTFNLKLRF; encoded by the coding sequence ATGTTACATAGGATACTAAAATCAGTATTACTGCTGGTGGCGGCCTTTACATTTGGTGCATCGAGCATCATGGCCCAAACCGGTACCATTGAAGGAACAGTCACTGACGAGCAGACCGGCGAAGTTCTGCCCGGAGTGAATGTTTTTATTCCCTCTCTAAATAAGGGGGCTGCGACAACCTCGGAAGGTACATATACCATCGAGGATGTCCCCTATGGTACTTACGAGCTACGATTCAGCTTTGTAGGATACCAGGAATTAACCCAATCAGTAACCGTAGACGAATCAACGGAAACCATAGATGTTTCGCTGGCATCATCCGAGCGCATGCTTGGTGAGGTTTTTGTAACGGCTTACGGTATTGAGCAAACCGAAAACGAACTGCCTTATTCCGCACAAAAAGTGGACGGAGATGTAATTTCCGAAAGCAGAAGCGATAATTTTATGACTTCGCTCAGCGGACGCGTTGCCGGTCTGAAAGTGAATCAGACAAACGGCATGGGCGGTTCAACAAATATCGTAATGCGCGGTTATAAATCAATTTCCGGTGATAACCAGGTACTTTTCGTCGTTGACGGAGTGCCCTATTCCAACCAGGAATTTAACGATGCCGGTGTCGAAGAAGGTTTTGCCGGTTATGACTACGGTAACACTGCCGTTGATATCAATCCCGACAATATTGCATCGGTCAACGTTATGAAAGGCCCTGCCGCTGCAGCATTATACGGATCACGCGCTTCCAACGGTGCTGTGGTTATTGAAACCAAATCCGGTCAAAAAGGCCAGCGTCAAGTTGACGTAACCGTTAACTCAAGTGTCGGTATCAGCCGTGTTGACCCAAATACCTTCGTTGATTACCAAGACAAGTATGGCGGAGGTTACATTCCTGTGTTTTCACAACAGGATGTTGACGGTGACGGTACGGACGATAATGTTGTACGTCATCAGGATGATGCCTCATTCGGACCGCGTTTTGACCCTAATTTGATGGTTTACCAATGGGATGCTTTTGTTGAAAGCAGTCCTAATTTCGGTCAGCCGACCCCTTGGGTTCCTGCTGAAAACGGACCGATGAGTTTCTTTGATACGGGTTTCAACACCAAGAATAGTATCATGATCGACGGCGGTTTTGATAGAGGCCACTATTCTCTTGGTTATAATCAGTCGAACACAACCGGCATACTACCGAACAGTAAGCTTGATAATCACAAGCTCAATTTTGCTGCCGGTTATGATGTAAGTGAAAAACTGACGGTGGATGCTTCCATCCAATATACTAAGACGGAAGGCCGGGCGAGACCTTCAACCGGTTACGGTACCATTTTTAGTGAATTCCGTCAATGGTGGGCAACCAACGTTGATATTGAAAAGCAACGTCAAGCTTATTTCAGAAATCGAAATAACAATACATGGAACTGGGCCCCGGGGCAAGCGGGAGACAGTCCCATTTATTGGAATAATCTTTTCTGGGATCGATACGAGAACTATGAAACTGATGAGCGGGATCGTTATTTCGGTTACGCCGAAGCCCGATATGACGCAGCCGACTGGCTGAGTTTCACCGGTCGAGTGGCTATTGACAGTTATAGTCAAATGATCGAAGAGCGTCAAAATAAGCAGAGTGTAGGAGTACCAAGCTACACGCAACGACGCCAGAACTTTACGGAATACAATTATGACTTGCTGGCTAATTACAACAAACAGCTTACCGAAGCACTCGGTATAAGCGGTGTAGTCGGTATGAATATCCGGCGAAATAAAACTGTAGGAATTACCGCTCAAACAAATGGCGGATTGGTCGTACCGGGACTGTATTCCCTGGATAACTCCATTAACCAAATCCAGTATCCCAACGAGACCGATCGGCAGCTTGGCGTAAACGGTTACTTTGCCAGCTTGAATATTAATTACAATGACTACCTGAATATTGAGCTTACAGGCAGAAGAGATAAATCTTCCAGCTTGCCGGATGGTGAGAATATCTATTACTATCCTTCAGCTTCAGCCGGATTCGTATTTAGCGAATTCCTGGATATAGAGTGGCTGGACTTCGGTAAAATTCGCGGTAGCTGGGCTGAGGTAGGTAACACCGCACCACCTTATAGTATTGAGGACACCTTTGGGCGTCCTGCAAACTTTGGTAATGCGGCGCTTTACACCCTGCCTACAACCAAGAATAATCCCGACCTGAAACCTGAGCGTACCAAGAGTTGGGAAGTTGGTTTACAGATGAGCTTCTTCAACGATCGATTCAGATATGATCTCAACTACTATGATCAGAATACACTGAATCAGATTCTCGCTACCGAGGTATCACGAGCTTCCGGCTACGAAGCTAAGTTCGTGAATGCAGGTAATGTTGAAAACCGAGGTATTGAGCTGACCATCACCGGTCGACCGATAGTTTCCCAGGATTTTGCCTGGACCACAACGGTTAACTGGAGTAAAAATATCAACAAGGTTAAAGCTCTCGCGCCAGGAATCGATAACTACCAGCTTGCTTCACCACAGGGTGACGTCACGATTAGTGCAGCACTGGGCGAGCCATATGGTGCCATTCGAGGTTCCGATTATATCTATCACGAAAACGGAGAACCCATTGTTGATCCGTCAACCGGATTCTATCAAACAACAAGTACCTCCAATAACATAATCGGTAACATGAATCCCGACTGGACCGGTGGTATTTCAAATCGATTCAACTACCAGAACTGGTCTTTCAACTTCCTTGTCGATGTGCGATGGGGAGGAGATATATTCTCGCTTGACCAGTACTATGGTCAAGGTACAGGACAGTATCCTGTAACCGCAGCGATAAATGACAACGGAATGAATGTTCGTGATCCGGTCTCAGACGGCGGTGGTGTAATCCTTGACGGAGTAAGTCCTGACGGATCACCAAATGACGTATATGCGCCTGCCAGTAATTACGCTGGTGCATTCGGATGGATCAATAACCCAAGTGCACACTTCATCTATGATGGAAGTTATGTCAAGCTTCGGGAAATGGGTCTTACCTATAACCTCCCGCAAAGCGTGATTAACAAGATTGGGGTACTTAGATCCGCTTCTGTTTCAGCAGTAGGGCGCAACTTGTGGATCATCCACAAGAACCTGCCGCACGCCGATCCTGAACAGGGAATTGTAGCCGGTAACGTACAAGGTTACCAGGGTGCCGTTCATCCGGCGACGAGAGAATTTACCTTTAATCTGAAACTGAGGTTTTAG
- a CDS encoding tryptophan 2,3-dioxygenase yields MKLTYSNYLKIDELLSLQEYRSKTKEHDEMLFIIIHQTYELWFKQILHEFDKLRKDLHRGETWNSVKTMRRVLTILKTMVAQVDILETMTPLEFNSFRGFLDEASGFQSVQFREVEILCGLRSTHILKVHDNQPDYVERMEERMEEPTLWESFCTYLQQKGYEVEDPVRKHENGLLYDSNEKLQQTLIEIMKNDPETAMLCELFVDFDEGMQEWRYRHVKMVERTIGNKMGTGGSDGVGYLRSTLHQRIFPDLWEIRSEI; encoded by the coding sequence ATGAAACTAACCTACAGTAATTATCTGAAAATCGATGAGCTGCTCTCACTGCAGGAATATCGATCCAAAACAAAAGAGCATGACGAGATGCTCTTTATCATCATCCACCAAACCTACGAGCTCTGGTTTAAACAAATACTTCACGAATTCGACAAGCTAAGGAAAGATCTGCATCGAGGAGAAACATGGAATTCCGTAAAAACCATGCGCCGTGTGCTGACCATCTTAAAAACCATGGTAGCCCAGGTAGACATCCTTGAAACCATGACGCCGTTGGAGTTCAACAGCTTCAGAGGTTTTTTGGATGAGGCCAGTGGTTTTCAATCTGTGCAGTTCCGGGAGGTAGAGATTTTATGCGGACTGAGATCTACTCATATACTGAAAGTACATGACAACCAGCCTGACTATGTGGAGCGTATGGAAGAAAGAATGGAAGAACCCACGCTCTGGGAAAGTTTTTGTACATACCTGCAGCAAAAAGGCTACGAGGTGGAAGATCCAGTAAGAAAACATGAAAACGGTTTGCTTTATGACTCCAATGAAAAGCTGCAGCAAACCCTGATAGAAATTATGAAAAATGATCCCGAAACGGCGATGCTTTGCGAACTGTTCGTTGACTTTGATGAAGGTATGCAGGAGTGGAGGTACCGTCATGTTAAGATGGTTGAACGAACCATCGGCAACAAAATGGGAACCGGCGGATCAGACGGCGTCGGCTACCTGAGAAGCACCCTTCACCAAAGAATCTTCCCCGACCTCTGGGAGATAAGATCGGAGATCTAA
- a CDS encoding 4-phosphoerythronate dehydrogenase, which yields MITVFADKYLYNIEQLLPESCNLKLYNPSQGIPEDLDNADALLIRTVNKIDRNLIDRLPKSLQFIATGSAGTDHVDLELLKKRDIAFGDAAGCNSRSVAEYVVTSLLLWMEDIAKTPKSLTVGIIGKGNAGTEVDRLLNSLGVSTICYDPPKEKREENFTSANLEDVLSADVLSFHTPLEHRGVFATYHWLDEDKLDSNHYDLIINTSRGGVIDEQALLKAYIKGSVENFIIDVWENEPLFNDLIAENAFLKTPHIAGYSRQSKLRATQMIVDSMCKHFGLEVPDTDSSSNNEGLKLTNNSLKSAQLSDVLCKIHPIREYEKRLKRLIGLPPQKKEPGFNTLRSEFPLRNEYRYLSLPDFLLKEFPLIRKLSS from the coding sequence ATGATTACCGTATTTGCTGATAAGTACCTTTATAACATTGAACAACTTCTCCCTGAAAGCTGTAATCTAAAATTATACAACCCTTCACAAGGTATTCCTGAAGACCTGGATAATGCTGATGCACTGCTTATCCGAACAGTCAACAAAATTGACAGAAACCTCATTGACCGGCTTCCCAAAAGTCTGCAGTTCATAGCCACCGGTTCAGCAGGAACAGACCATGTTGACCTTGAGTTATTGAAAAAAAGAGATATTGCATTTGGCGATGCCGCAGGCTGCAACAGTCGTTCCGTTGCCGAATATGTTGTCACATCCCTTTTATTGTGGATGGAAGACATCGCGAAAACCCCGAAATCCCTTACTGTCGGTATTATTGGTAAGGGAAATGCAGGAACAGAAGTTGACCGGTTATTAAATAGTCTAGGCGTAAGCACGATTTGTTATGATCCTCCAAAAGAAAAAAGAGAAGAGAATTTTACTTCAGCAAACCTCGAAGATGTACTCTCGGCTGATGTTCTATCTTTTCACACCCCTCTGGAACACCGAGGGGTTTTTGCCACCTATCACTGGCTGGATGAAGACAAACTGGACTCAAATCACTATGACCTTATAATTAACACCTCAAGAGGGGGAGTAATTGACGAACAGGCATTACTCAAAGCATATATAAAGGGATCTGTAGAAAATTTCATCATCGACGTGTGGGAAAATGAACCCCTCTTTAATGACCTCATCGCCGAAAATGCATTCCTAAAAACCCCTCACATCGCCGGATACTCCAGACAGTCAAAATTGCGAGCCACGCAAATGATTGTTGATTCGATGTGCAAGCACTTTGGACTGGAAGTTCCTGATACCGATTCAAGTTCGAACAATGAGGGCCTTAAACTCACAAATAATTCACTAAAATCGGCACAGCTATCCGATGTACTCTGTAAAATTCATCCCATCAGGGAATATGAAAAGAGGTTGAAGCGTCTGATCGGACTCCCTCCTCAAAAGAAAGAGCCCGGTTTTAACACTCTACGCTCAGAATTCCCACTAAGAAACGAATACAGATACCTTTCTCTTCCCGATTTTCTGCTTAAAGAGTTTCCTCTGATCCGGAAACTCAGCAGCTGA
- a CDS encoding aminotransferase class V-fold PLP-dependent enzyme, translating to MNEIDQLANKLASHYSHFDVSNRLLFSGHSHQAWPDVALEGLEESFYTAAREVDTKWDTAFEKAEILREYLRNFYDDPEGYYCLAENTHLLLVSWLSSYDLKNKPKVITTDAEFHSMYRQLHRLEEEGLQVEMVDVESENIVSDISNKIDQQTSAIMLSRVYFETGLINRRIDEIADIARANEIPLLIDDYHGTNVSPLSLREHNLDDVFILIGGYKYLQWGEGNCFLRFPKNCELRPAITGWFASFSTLDQPRDDQPVSFDQGNQRFATGTHDPASQFRAAKVVEFFREHDLSPETLENQYRAQVGLLRKLFQERHFDPEIIRLRHTQPISDNGGFLALQSPKAREIRAALLERDVFTDARGDILRLGPAPYTTTAQIEQAIDALAESVKDLKN from the coding sequence ATGAATGAAATAGACCAATTAGCCAATAAACTAGCTTCCCACTATTCTCACTTTGACGTATCCAATCGCCTGCTCTTTTCCGGGCACTCCCACCAGGCTTGGCCGGATGTAGCCCTTGAAGGTTTGGAAGAATCGTTCTACACCGCGGCCCGGGAAGTCGACACCAAATGGGATACCGCATTCGAAAAAGCCGAAATATTAAGGGAATATCTTCGCAATTTCTATGACGATCCTGAGGGATATTACTGTCTGGCAGAAAACACCCATCTCCTGCTCGTCTCTTGGCTCTCAAGCTATGACTTGAAGAACAAGCCAAAAGTAATTACCACGGATGCCGAATTTCACTCCATGTACCGACAGTTGCACCGACTGGAGGAAGAGGGACTACAGGTAGAGATGGTCGATGTAGAATCAGAGAATATTGTCAGTGATATCAGCAACAAAATTGACCAACAAACCTCAGCAATCATGCTGTCAAGGGTCTATTTTGAAACGGGTCTGATCAACCGGCGCATTGATGAGATAGCTGACATCGCCCGGGCCAACGAGATCCCTCTGCTGATAGACGATTATCACGGCACCAACGTTTCTCCCCTATCCCTGCGCGAGCACAATCTTGATGATGTTTTCATACTGATCGGTGGGTACAAATACCTGCAGTGGGGAGAAGGGAATTGTTTCCTGAGATTCCCAAAAAATTGTGAGCTGCGTCCAGCCATTACCGGCTGGTTTGCCTCCTTCAGTACCCTCGATCAGCCACGCGACGACCAACCGGTCTCTTTTGACCAGGGAAACCAGCGATTCGCTACCGGGACGCATGATCCCGCCTCTCAATTCCGTGCGGCAAAAGTGGTGGAGTTTTTCCGAGAGCACGATCTTAGTCCTGAAACACTGGAAAACCAGTACCGTGCACAGGTAGGTCTGTTAAGGAAGTTGTTTCAGGAGAGGCACTTTGATCCGGAGATTATCCGTTTGCGACATACCCAGCCTATTTCTGACAACGGCGGATTCCTGGCCCTGCAATCTCCGAAAGCCAGGGAGATTCGAGCGGCGCTGTTGGAGAGGGATGTATTCACGGATGCCCGTGGAGATATCTTACGCCTCGGTCCGGCGCCCTACACCACCACTGCCCAAATCGAACAAGCCATCGACGCCCTCGCAGAAAGTGTCAAAGACCTGAAGAATTAA